From the genome of Nicotiana sylvestris chromosome 2, ASM39365v2, whole genome shotgun sequence, one region includes:
- the LOC138886153 gene encoding uncharacterized protein has protein sequence MAIKHMYDGAKTWVRTVGGDYEHFSVVIGLHQGSGLSLFLFALVMDALTSHIQREVPWCMLFANDIVLIDELRAGVNNRLVVWRQALESKGFKLSRMKIEYLEYKFSIEPGEMGVDVRLESQMKVAKMRMLRWMYGHTRMDKIRNDAIREKVHVAPIDAKMQEARLR, from the exons atggcgattaagcacatgtatgatggggctaagacttgggttaggacagtaggaggcgactatGAGCATTTTTCGGTTGTAATAGGGTTACACCAAGGTTCTGGGCTCAGTCTGTTCTTATTCGCCCTGGTGATGGACGCATTAACTAGCCATATTCaaagggaggtgccatggtgtatgctaTTCGCCAATGACATAGTTCTTATTGATGAGTTGCGAGCCGGTGTTAATAATAGGCTGGTAGTTTGGAGACAGgctcttgagtctaagggtttcaagctgaGCAGGATGAAGATAGAATACCTAGAGTATAAGTTTAGCATTGAGCCGGGGGAAAtgggcgtggatgtgaggcttgaatcacag ATGAAAGTAGcaaaaatgaggatgttgaggtggatgtatgggcacactaggatggataagattaggaatgatgctattcgggagaaggtgcatgTAGCTCCCATTGATGCCAAGATGCAGGAAGCGAGGCTAAGATGA